A genomic window from Diospyros lotus cultivar Yz01 chromosome 2, ASM1463336v1, whole genome shotgun sequence includes:
- the LOC127794023 gene encoding glucose-6-phosphate/phosphate translocator 2, chloroplastic-like, whose amino-acid sequence MLCSVKQPRSTFTCSDLMPRNRLGLKPQISSLPAIANRKRVFPSNVFVRRPLFLSLKDQSLPVECRAYEADVSQPVNVDFPAEKAPSEAAQRLKISVYFATWWALNVVFNIYNKKVLNAFPYPWLTSTLSLAAGSLIMLISWATRMAEAPKTDFEFWKTLFPVAVAHTIGHVAATVSMSKVAVSFTHIIKSGEPAFSVLVSRFLLGESFPIPVYLSLVPIIGGCSLAAVTELNFNMIGFMGAMISNLAFVFRNIFSKRGMKGKSISGMNYYACLSIMSLLILAPFTFAVEGPQLWAAGWKQALTQIGPNFIWWVVAQSVFYHLYNQVSYMSLDQISPLTFSVGNTMKRISVIVSSIIIFHTPVQPVNALGAAIAILGTFLYSQAKQ is encoded by the exons ATGCTTTGCTCTGTGAAGCAACCGAGGAGCACGTTTACGTGCTCCGATTTGATGCCTAGGAATCGGCTAGGATTAAAGCCTCAAATCTCGTCGTTACCGGCAATTGCGAACAGAAAGCGAGTTTTTCCGAGCAATGTCTTTGTTCGGAGGCCTTTGTTTTTGTCATTGAAAGACCAAAGTCTTCCGGTTGAGTGCCGAGCGTACGAAGCCGACGTTTCCCAGCCGGTTAACGTCGATTTTCCTGCGGAGAAGGCGCCGTCTGAGGCTGCTCAGAGGCTCAAAATCAGTGTTTATTTTGCAACCTGGTGGGCTTTGAATGTCGTGttcaatatatataacaagaaGGTTCTCAATGCCTTTCCTTATCCTTGGCTCACATCCACGCTCTCTCTTGCTGCTGGATCATTGATTATGCTGATTTCATGGGCTACGAGGATGGCCGAGGCTCCGAAGACCGATTTCGAGTTCTGGAAGACTTTGTTTCCG GTTGCGGTGGCACACACAATTGGGCATGTGGCTGCAACCGTTAGCATGTCAAAGGTTGCTGTCTCATTCACACACATCATCAAGAGTGGTGAACCTGCTTTCAGTGTGTTGGTGTCGAGGTTTTTGTTGGGGGAATCGTTCCCGATCCCTGTTTACTTGTCACTTGTGCCGATCATCGGTGGTTGCTCGCTTGCAGCCGTCACAGAGCTCAACTTCAACATGATAG GATTTATGGGGGCTATGATATCAAATTTGGCTTTTGTGTTTCGTAACATATTCTCGAAGAGAGGAATGAAGGGGAAGTCTATTAGTGGGATGAACTACTACGCATGTTTGTCTATCATGTCTCTCTTGATCCTTGCGCCATTTACATTCGCTGTGGAGGGCCCTCAACTCTGGGCAGCTGGCTGGAAACAAGCTCTAACTCAGATTGGACCAAATTTTATATG GTGGGTGGTGGCCCAGAGTGTCTTCTACCACTTGTATAATCAAGTGTCCTACATGTCTTTGGATCAGATCTCTCCCTTGACATTTAGCGTAGGAAACACAATGAAGCGGATATCTGTCATTGTCTCCTCCATCATCATCTTCCACACGCCTGTCCAACCCGTCAATGCGCTTGGAGCTGCCATCGCCATCCTTGGAACCTTCCTATATTCACAG GCAAAGCAGTGA
- the LOC127795949 gene encoding RNA pseudouridine synthase 6, chloroplastic yields the protein MAIGAAAAAPASFTSVVVNLRLSLVRTLSSFTSVKTHRISETFWVSRNRKSLPKRTTFGFACGSSSAVSDVAPSTPTSYRSSYPEYHRLLPCPSENCPPRVEHLVVSTGGPVLEYISKVLDLPPLYVADLIHFGAVYYALVCPVPPPTATPEEIRTYKEATDPSILRKRPSIKGKTVREAQKTYRITHVNEYVEAGTYLRVHVHPKRFPRCYEIDWRSRIIAVSESYVVLDKPAGTSVGGTTDNIEESCATFATRALGFSEPLKTTHQIDNCTEGCVVLARSKEYCSVFHGKIREKKVRKLYLALAAAPVPVGVITHYMRPINMAPRLISEDFTKGWYLCQLEVLECKKIPWPSSETEDKYYVEDCGWSSKDFAYECKVNLLTGRTHQIRAQLAACGAPLVGDSMYMPAAIAEASHPGLNPFGKYKIEYESENGKEMATQEWIAHHGKEPSVAIGLQACQISWDDTDGEHFYEAGSPWWR from the exons ATGGCGATTGGAGCAGCGGCGGCAGCTCCCGCCAGCTTCACTTCAGTCGTCGTCAACCTGAGGTTGTCTCTGGTGCGCACGTTATCCTCTTTCACCTCCGTCAAGACTCACCGAATTTCCGAGACTTTTTGGGTTTCCCGGAACCGAAAATCTCTCCCCAAAAGGACAACCTTCGGTTTCGCTTGTGGATCGTCCTCTGCCGTATCAGATGTTGCCCCTTCGACCCCCACTTCTTACCGCAGCTC TTACCCAGAATATCATCGCTTGCTTCCATGCCCCTCAGAAAATTGTCCACCAAGAGTTGAGCACTTAGTTGTTTCAACAGGAGGGCCTGTACTTGAATATATTAGCAAAGTTTTGGATCTTCCACCTCT ATATGTTGCAgatctcatccattttggagcTGTATATTATGCCCTTGTATGTCCGGTGCCGCCTCCAACTGCAACACCAGAGGAAATTAGGACATATAAGGAAGCTACAGATCCatcaattttgagaaagagaccTTCCATTAAAGGAAAAACTGTACGAGAAGCTCAAAAAACTTACCGCATAACTCATGTCAATGAGTATGTTGAAGCTGGGACTTACTTGAGGGTACATGTACACCCGAAACGCTTTCCTAG GTGCTATGAAATTGACTGGAGATCAAGGATTATTGCTGTATCTGAATCCTACGTGGTTCTAGATAAACCAGCTGGTACATCT GTTGGAGGTACTACAGACAATATTGAAGAAAGCTGTGCTACATTTGCAACTCGTGCCTTGGGATTTTCGGAGCCACTGAAGACCACCCATCAGATTGATAATTGCACAGAAGGCTG TGTTGTATTAGCTAGATCGAAGGAGTATTGTTCAGTTTTTCACGGAAAAATCAGA GAGAAAAAGGTGAGGAAGCTTTATCTTGCTCTTGCTGCGGCTCCTGTGCCAGTTGGAGTAATCACCCACTACATGAGGCCAATCAATATGGCTCCAAGACTTATTTCTGAAG ATTTCACAAAAGGATGGTACTTGTGCCAACTTGAAGTTTTGGAATGCAAGAAGATTCCATGGCCAAGCTCTGAAACTGAAGATAAGTATTACGTTGAGGACTGTGGGTGGTCTTCAAAAGATTTTGCATACGAGTGTAAAGTAAACCTTTTGACAGGTCGGACGCATCAG ATTCGAGCACAATTGGCTGCCTGTGGCGCACCGCTAGTGGGTGACTCGATGTACATGCCTGCCGCCATTGCTGAGGCAAGCCATCCCGGGCTTAATCCTTTTGGCAAGTACAAGATAGAATACGAAAGTGAGAATGGCAAAGAAATGGCCACACAGGAATGGATTGCTCATCACGGGAAGGAACCTAGTGTTGCCATTGGCCTTCAAGCATGCCAAATTTCATGGGATGATACCGATGGAGAGCATTTCTATGAGGCTGGATCTCCCTGGTGGAGATAG